TGAGGATAAAGCTCCAAGGCCATCTGATTATAATATCTTTTCTCCTCGTAAAAGATATCTTCAATGCCAACCATTTCTTGTGCAATACGATGAGCTATGGTTGTCATAAAAGCTGGCGTCCATTCTGGATCGGCTTGAGCATAATTTTTGGAAACTCTTTGTAATACTCGCCAAACAAATTGTTGGTCTTTCCCTGCTTTTTCCACAGCTTCTTGGGTTTGTCGAATATTACAACAAAAACATTCAACTTGCGCTTTCATTAAGATCCCCCATTGTCAGATCGTTCTGATGCTAATTCACGGAAAAACTTCTTTAGTTGTTGTTCATCCCCGAGGACATAGATGATATCATTTTTGTTCAATATTTCACTGGCGGCAGGAGAAACGATATATTCATCTGTCCTTCTGATTGCCAAAATAGTAACACCAAATCGGTTTCTTAATTGTGATTTACTCAAAGTCGTATTTGCCAAAACCGCAGGAAGTTTTGATTCAACAATATTGTAGCCTGGAAAAAGTTCTTCAGTTCGAATAGCATTTTGAAAGGTCAGAGTTTTGGCAACTTTAATCGCCATATCTTTTTCCGGGAAAATAACGCGGTCAGCACCAACTTTGCTAAGAATTTTTCCATGATTTTCATTAATAGCTCGAGCTACAATAAATGGTACTCCCATATCCTTCAAGGCTAAAGTGGTGAGGACACTGGATTGTATGTCATTTCCAATGCTGACTATAGCAACATCGAAATTTCTAATCCCGAGCGCCTCTAAAACCTTTTCATCAGTAGTATCAGCTTGGACAACTTCGCTCACCTTACTTGCTAGGTCTCTTACCGGTGCCTCTTCAATATCGACAGCCAATACCATAAAACCTTGTTGATAGAGTGCTAATGCTATATTTTTCCCAAATATACCTAAACCAAATACTGCAAATTGACGCATTTACACATCACCATTTCATTATATTGCTCTTTTAAGTATTGAATCATAATCTATGACTTTGATGTCATTCGAGTTTTTTGATCAAGTTTCTTTAAAAAACTGTCTCTTCTAACCACAAATCGCTCTAATTTTCCTTCACCAATTTTTTCGATTTCATCAAAAGCTTCGGCTTCAAAAACTAATCGGTTTCTATAAATTTCAACCAAAGTTGCCCGAGCAGTTACTTTCATACCTGGTGGAGTCGCAGCAATATGAGAAATACTGATCCGGGTCCCAACACTTTCATAACCATCAGAAAGATGATTCTTGACTGCATAAAAAGCAGCGTTATCCATGAGCGATACCAACATAGGAGTTGCAAATGCCGGCACCATTTCTTTTTCGAACTTATCGGCGGTATTTTCTTTACCAACAATAGCTGAGGCAACCCCGGTTAACCCAACCCGAAGGGTATTACTCTTCATTTTGTATTAATCCTCCCTTCCTGGTTCGAAGGAAAATCTGATAATAATTGTTCAGCTGCAGCTTGTTTATTTTTATCTTCTTCTGACGAGAATTCAGGAATTTCATTCCCGTTTATATCTAAAATTTTATCAATTTCTTCTCTCTCTAAGACTTCCTTTTCCAACAAAATTGCTGTGAGTTTATCTAGTTTATCACGATTATCAATGATTAGTTTCCGAGCTTGTTCATAAGCACTGTCAATAATGCTTCTGACCTCTTTATCGATGGTAAAGGCAACTTCTTCACTGTAATTTCGGTCTTCAGCAATATCCTTCCCTAAAAATACTTCCTTATGCCGACGTCCTAAGGTTAAAGGTCCCAGGGTGTCGCTCATACCATATTCACAAACCATCTCTCGGGCTATCTCAGTTGCTTTTTGTAAATCATCATGAGCACCAGTGGTTATATCCTCAAAAACGATTTCTTCGGCTACTCGCCCACCCAAAAGAACTGCTAAACGAGTCATTAATTCCTGCTTGCTAATAAGATACCGATCTTCGGTGGGAAGTTGTAAAGTATAACCTAAGGCTGCACCACCTCGCGGAATTATGGATATTTTATGTACTGGATCTGTATTGGGAAGAAATCTTGCGACTAAGGCATGACCAGACTCATGATAGGCTACAACTTTCTTTTCCTTATCGCTAATGATGACATTTTTCCTTTCTGGTCCAGCTATGACCTTATCAATGGATTCTTCCATATCCGACATTTCTATTACATCTTTCCCCTTGCGGGCTGCAAGAAGCGCTGCTTCGTTCATCATGTTGGCAAGGTCAGCTCCAACAAATCCTGGAGTTCTTCGAGCCAAAATCTTAAGATCAATATCCTTCCCTAAGGGTTTTCCTTTGGTATGCACTTTTAGGATAGCTTCTCTTCCTAATACATCAGGTCTTGGTACGGCGATCCTTCTATCGAAACGGCCGGGTCTGAGAAGAGCCGGATCGAGAATGTCAGGTCGGTTAGTGGCAGCAATCAGTATAACTCCTTGATTTGGGTCAAAGCCATCCATTTCAACCAAAAGCTGATTCAATGTTTGTTCCCTTTCATCGTGTCCTCCCCCTAAACCAGCACCCCGATGTCGTCCTACAGCATCCAGTTCATCAACAAAAATTATACAAGGAGCGTTCCGTTTGGCATTTCCAAACAAATCTCGAACCCGTGCTGCACCAACTCCAACAAACATTTCAACAAAATCAGAACCACTGATACTAAAAAAAGGAACTCCTGCTTCACCAGCAACTGCCTTGGCCAAAAGAGTCTTTCCTGTACCTGGTGGTCCGTATAACAATACACCACGGGGGATTCGAGCTCCTAATTTCTGGAATTTACGCGGATTTTTTAGAAAATCAACCA
The Candidatus Atribacteria bacterium ADurb.Bin276 genome window above contains:
- the ktrA gene encoding Ktr system potassium uptake protein A; this translates as MRQFAVFGLGIFGKNIALALYQQGFMVLAVDIEEAPVRDLASKVSEVVQADTTDEKVLEALGIRNFDVAIVSIGNDIQSSVLTTLALKDMGVPFIVARAINENHGKILSKVGADRVIFPEKDMAIKVAKTLTFQNAIRTEELFPGYNIVESKLPAVLANTTLSKSQLRNRFGVTILAIRRTDEYIVSPAASEILNKNDIIYVLGDEQQLKKFFRELASERSDNGGS
- the flK gene encoding Fluoroacetyl-CoA thioesterase, which produces MKSNTLRVGLTGVASAIVGKENTADKFEKEMVPAFATPMLVSLMDNAAFYAVKNHLSDGYESVGTRISISHIAATPPGMKVTARATLVEIYRNRLVFEAEAFDEIEKIGEGKLERFVVRRDSFLKKLDQKTRMTSKS
- the ftsH gene encoding ATP-dependent zinc metalloprotease FtsH; translation: MKLNNTPGGKFYRNMGFYLLFLIIVVSLVTSFMQQEIPPQAFTYTEFIDLVKGNEVESVTIMDKNILGHLKDGTNFTTYAPEDPQLIEILRNQNVNIDAKPPTEPSWWSRILGSLLPTALLIIVWIFLLQQFQGGGSKVTSFSKSHARMVDSEKVKVTFDDVAGIEEVKEELSEVVDFLKNPRKFQKLGARIPRGVLLYGPPGTGKTLLAKAVAGEAGVPFFSISGSDFVEMFVGVGAARVRDLFGNAKRNAPCIIFVDELDAVGRHRGAGLGGGHDEREQTLNQLLVEMDGFDPNQGVILIAATNRPDILDPALLRPGRFDRRIAVPRPDVLGREAILKVHTKGKPLGKDIDLKILARRTPGFVGADLANMMNEAALLAARKGKDVIEMSDMEESIDKVIAGPERKNVIISDKEKKVVAYHESGHALVARFLPNTDPVHKISIIPRGGAALGYTLQLPTEDRYLISKQELMTRLAVLLGGRVAEEIVFEDITTGAHDDLQKATEIAREMVCEYGMSDTLGPLTLGRRHKEVFLGKDIAEDRNYSEEVAFTIDKEVRSIIDSAYEQARKLIIDNRDKLDKLTAILLEKEVLEREEIDKILDINGNEIPEFSSEEDKNKQAAAEQLLSDFPSNQEGRINTK